Genomic DNA from Solanum dulcamara chromosome 4, daSolDulc1.2, whole genome shotgun sequence:
GCAAATTTGTGGCCTCCTGCCTTTACCTCAACAACTTGCATTTATCTCTTGTATATTTTCACATTTGCTCTCTCTCTACactatcattatttattttgtagAAGAAGCATATCATCATAGGAAGAAAGACTAGTGAATTGAGGCttggttgttgttgctgttgcatATAATTTCTGACCTCATTCAGAAGTAAATCGCAAGATCTTGCTCGATCTGTTATTTGTCAggagtctttttatttttgttaagaACGTATATGGTTGGTAACCAAACAAGGGATAAGGCAGTACTAAATTTTTGTCCCAGGACTATCTATGCTTGTCCATCATACCAAATAACCCCCTTAGTGAAAATGTAAAGACAGTTGATTCAAATGCTAAATCTCTCTCATTATCTGTTTTGCAGAAAAACAATATTCTATTTTGCGATATTCTGTGTTCAGATTGTTCTATTTCATTGCAGGTTGTCATACAATATGGCATCTGCAGACTGTGCTGGTGCTTTATTTTATTCGGTGATGAAATTGGCATTGGATGCTCCACATGAATCACCTAGTGAGTTTTCCTTCTATTTTTGTGTTTCACAATATCCCAGGTTGTTGTAATCATCTGTTAGTTTGCTTTTCCTATTGCAATTTGACACAGATTGCTGGATTTATGGCATTTTGTGATGAGCGGTGCGAATTTTCCTGTCTTCATCAAAGAGGAGAAATAGCTTTCTAAAGTTTAGATTCATATTCACTTTGGCAACTTGGATGTCCACCAAATGGACATCTGTTGCTTAAATTCAAAGATCATTTGATATGCATGTCAAGTATTGAAGCAATATTCCCTTAAAGCTATAAACCAATTACAAATGGCACTTTTTTTGGTCAATAAAATGGTATTGTCTTTTGGCTTCCATTTCCAGTTTCTGAGATTAATTTTCTACTCTTTGTTGATGTTCTGTTGTTTGCTATGCATGTGCATTTCTACTTATATGTTTGTATTTTGCTTTGTAAATGTGGTATGGCTTAGATACTGAGTTTTAAGTATTCATTTTCATCACTTTCTTGATCTCAGACACTAATATCTTGGCAAGATATAAAGAATTTCGCTGGATGCACTTTCTTCTGTCTTTTTTTCCCTTACCCTTTTCTTTCTGGAGGTGGCTATATTTTTTGTCTagtcttttttcctttttttgtctGCTTATGTCATATGGTTTGTGTATTCATCacataaatattcttttttcaGATGAATTGTACAAGAATGTTGTCTCCACGGTTAGAAAATGGAAAAAGCTTCTGAAATATTACTTGCCAAgtattgatgaagaggtaaagAAACTTCCCCTCTCTCTAAAACAGGTAAACTATTTCTTATGTTTGGTGCTCATGAATATTCTGACTTGGATCTGTCAGATTGAAGTAATATTGAAGTTTGAAGAAATGTGCTTGGAGTCTTCCAGGGAATATTCTCCATTATTTGTACAGGTATATTGTTTCGTTCTAGAAGTTGCTTCAGGTTTGCAGTTAGTCATTAgaggtttgaattattcttttcaGTTTTTTGTCTGTTAGATGTGCGTAGCAAAGGGTTAGATCTACACAATCTATAATGCTAATTCACTGAATTATTGTAGTAGCTTGTGTTTAAGTTGATGCCATCTTGCATTTGCAAAAGCTATCATAATCTTGTTGTCTTACCAAGTAAGAAGCAATTCATTTTGGAGGTTGTTATTAGTGATAAAGATAATCTGTATGAACAATACTTATAAAGGAACAccatatgaatattttaaattttttatttcacaATTTGCTGTCACAAATTCTGATAATACATTTGCTTTTGCTACGTTGGCATGATGTGTGGTGTTCTAAAGAGCCTTATACTCCACTGCTAGCTGAGTGTCCTTGTTTTATTTGGACTATTATTGAGAAGAGTTGAAAATGTTGTCAAGGAAAGAGTTGAAGTTCCCTTGCCTTTGTCCCCTTGCCGACAACTCGTTGCACCTTAGTATACATTTGCAATTAACTGCCTTCCCACactattaattaaataagagaAACAAGGGCCAATGATGGGTTAGTGGCTACGAAGATATGCGGTTGATGTCACACCCCAAATCTGGATAATGTGACCGACACCCAATGCCTTTACCTTACCATCAAGCAAACCAACATTCATTTTATGCTTAGGCTTAGACAGTGCTATGCATCATGATAACACAAATATTAGAACCTgaattcatgaaaaattggGTCTCGTTAGCCTTAAAATCATTTAGAACTTTTATACTAATCCATGAAATACACATGATACAATTTGAACATAATTACACAACCCTCAATTAATTTGGAACTTCTAATGACAAGGTTTATAtaataaaagggcagcccggtgcactaaagctcccgctatgcgcggggtccggggaaggctTATTATACAAGTAGATATGGGTATGATAACAAGGCTTATTATACAATGCCGGAGGAGTCGAATGCCAACCCAATCTGCTTCCCCTAATTTTCCATCTGCGCCTGCAAGAGGAAAAACAACAATATGGCCCAAACGGGCTGAGTACATCCACTATAGGTGACAACTCTCCAATTCACTAGATGAAGCTTCCTATCAACTTCTGCCGTGTCTCATAAAAAATTACATTAGTCTTTCCAACCTGTCACTTTGCCAGGGGCTTGCAAAAGTGACATGAAATATGTAGGTATGCTAGAACGAGTACTTTTGATCAAAACTTGTTCGGCAAGTACCTCTTTTGCTATACCCGCAAGCCGCTTCTCCACTCTCTCAAACAATGGATTACACACTGCCAGATCTTTGCTTGAGGCACCCAATGGTAATCCCAGATAGGTAGTAGGTAGAGTACCCACTTTGCAATTCAGCACCTGCGCCATCTCCTCAATATTATCCGCTGCTCCAACCGGTGTGATTTCACATTTTTTGAGGTTGATATCAAGGCCTGACTTAACCTGGAACCAAATCAGAATCTGTCGCAAATGATCTGGCTGGGACACCTCTGCATCACAGAAGACCAATGTGTCATTTGCGAATAAAAGATGTGCAACTGCCACATTGCTATGCCCTCTGAAAGAAGCATCAAAGCCCTTCAAAAGGTCTCCAAAGACCACCCTAACCATCATTTTGCTCAAAGCTTCCATTATCAAGATGAATAACATAGGAGGTTAAGGATCCCCTTATCAGCAATGCAATATCCAGAAGTTGAAcctttattatttttggtgtaaacaggaATGTTTAGTAgaaattgaagatttttttttatgttttagtcAATATGTAAGAAGGAAAATAGATAGAAAGCTTTCTCTATTTTGTAATGTCTTTTCTGGGGGACCACACAGTTTGTATTAGTATAGCTTTTAATACATAGATGTTACCATTATCAAAAAAAAGTCCCCGACCACTTCCCAGATACTAGTTTCTGGAACAAATGGAACTAACTGATCATTTCCGACAATATCCAGTGCATTTTCCGGCGTGAGGCAGTCGCCGGAGTAGCTCCAGCTCTGCAATCAGTGGAACACCCGTCGCAGTAGCATAGACCCTCGTTCTTCTGACTTCCTCAAATTTCTGTCCATTCCCGGTCTCGGTGTTAACCAGTTTCCATCCACTTTCCTACGCCTGTGACACTGGTGGAGGGAGAATTGGAATGCGAACAGCTTCGTAGGGTCGCCTCTGCCCTTTTCTCACATTCTGCTCTTCCGGTGGAGTTGCGATCTCTTATCTTCACTGCTGCTTCAGATTGCACAATACTGGAACAGTGTTTCCGGCCACACAGTTCATTGGCGAGCCCAGATTGACGCTTCTTGCCTGTTCAGCATTCGATGCATTAATCGTATCGACGTTATTTGAAACAGTGGTGTTACTGGCTTAGAACCGGTCGGCTCTTTTGATCGAAGATGGTTCAGCCCTTTTTGGTAAACCCCCTACCTGGTTCACTAATCCAAGGGCAATGAAGTCTTTTCCCTTTTCTAAGGTCTTTTCTCCCTTCCCAGAATTCAAAATTTCTGTGGTCTCTCTTTCTTCTATCGGTTACAGAGTTCCTGTCCATGGATTCCAGCAGCCCTGAAACACGCTTCTTAGCCACCCCTCCTTGCAGCTCCCTCATTTTTCACCTTCTCTAGTGGCAACATCACAGGACAAAATTTAATAGACAGCCATATTCTTCATCCCATAACACTATCCACCATAATAGATACATGAACCCGTCCTCCTTTCCTCACCAGAATCCTTACTCTAGACATATCATGTAGTCTGCATATGACATtcacaaccccccccccccccccccccccacaggAATCTCGAACTTTCTTGAATAAATCAACAGACCAGAGATGAATGGGAAGGCCCACCAAATTCAGTCAGTCTTGCCGGAAAAGCGAGAATCAGAAAACCTTTCCCTTATTCAAATGCTTTTTGTGCTATCACACAACTTCTCTTGTTTGATCATGTATACTGCATCTGACCTACTTAAATACCCCGTATTCAATCTAACCTATATAccattactctattttatccctCCGCAGATTTTGCATCATCTGTACGATCAGGACATTATACAAGAAGAGGCAATACTTGACTGGGCTTCTGAAAAGGAAGGAGCAGAGGAGTCAGATAAGGTTTTTGTCAAGCAATCAGAAAAATTTATCCAGGTTTGTAGTTACAGCACTTATAACTTTGCATATGATGACCTGCCGGTATTGCACAGTAACCTCAAAGATTCATTGGTCTATTTGCGATGATTGGTCTACTTAACCTATCTTGTCTTTCCATCCCAGCCTCTCCCCACCCCACTCCCTGAACCCCAATGCTCAGGAAAAATGAACAAGTAATATACTAACTTGTAAATTGAAAAACAAAGGAAGAAAAGCAAAGTTGTCTTTTCAATATTGCCTGCTTTACTacttgaatcatgcatgcacATTATGAACTCTGATTTTTTTTTGCAGTGGCTCAAAGAAGCATCTGAAGAAGAGAACGAGGATTGACACAGTAATAGAGACTGTAAATTTAAAGCTGTTCCAACTACCTACAGCTACCTCACAGTTTGCCCTTTGATGAACATGGTACCGACTGCTCAGAAACCTGACACGGCTGAGAATCAAACCTTAACCTCTTTGTCCGTTGCATAACCTAAAATGTGTCATTTATACCTTTTTCATCACTTGTATAATCATCAAATAATTCATCTCTAGTGAAACTGAGGTCCCATTTAGTCCTGTAGTCTCGTCTTTAGCAATTGGAGAGGCCAGTTTTGTTTCAATAGAATTTTGTTTTGAGGAAACTTCGACATGTCAACTGTGTGCGGAAATGTCAAGTAGTGAAGGATTAGTTGCAATGAAGCTTAAGATTTTGGAGGGAGACATTGTTTCCTACTAGGTAATTGGCAGTTCTATACTGTAAAACAACTTTTGAGCTTCTATATATTGATTTTTTCACTGAAACGGTAAGAACCGCTTTGTTGTAACTATGATACCCTTTGGTGTCTTCTTGAGTATCTCACAAGAGCTTGCTTTATGTTATTGCTGTTGTATATTATTAACCTTTTCCTTCTCTGTTTAtagtttctcaatttttcttttctgaaaTCCTCATTACCCTGCTAAAATAGACTGTTAAGTTGTTTGGAACAGATtcatttaatgattttattgtTTTTTCCCAGTGGCAGTGTAAATGTGTCCACATAATCAGTGCAATTTAACTTGCTGTTAAAGATTATCACTAGTCTTATTTTCAGGTGACTCGTCTCTGTAGAAACTTTTACGCAATCGATGTATAGAAGTTgaagcatatttttttttattggtgtgttgGCCAACAAAATGAGTAGTTTCTAAAAGCATCTAAAAAGATTACAAGTCTGCACCAGGGCAGACAACACAATTAGCAATATGATCGATAAATTTTCTGAACTGGCTATAAAATGCCAATTTCAGAACATAGCAACGAGCTTCAACTAAAGTATTAGAGATCTATAAATGGCTTCGTCATTTTTGGTGTCCCCGACAACAACATTTGCTGTCATCGCTTCTGAATATGGAAGTCTCAAGGAACGTTAGCCGATATAATTGCcctgaaagaaaatatatagtACACCGTTTTCGTGTATTCTATTTTTCCGTTTGATACACAATTTACTACCTTGGGGAATTCTAACATTTGAAGGAACAGGTTAGGACATTGTAACTGAACAAATGTTTCTTGAGTTTTAGGTACTACTCTTTTCATATGTATCTCTATCATCTGGAGatgtctttgtttttttttctttggccTCCTCATGTTAGTATTATTTGGCATGTAAGCGAATTTGTATTCATTAAgctattttttgaaaaagaaatgaCGCATCTTTAATGAAATATCAGGACCAAGATGGGACAAATATGCACAATTTACCCTTTCAGCTGTTTACGTTATTAAATACATATCCGACAATATTATGAACTGTTGAGTTTTACGAGCAAATACAAATTGAATTGGGTTTTAGCACGAAAGAGAGAACAGGGAAATAGAACTCTTTACCCCTGACTTTCCTTCcgttctcttctttttttttttcaaacaaagAACATTGGGAGCTGAAGGGAACAAAAAAAAGTAATGTAGTCTCAATCTATGGTTATTAGAGTTAAGCAGCTGTGAGGTACAAACAAAATAATCTGAAAGCCTCAACCATTCTTATATAGGTTTATTACAGGACATGTATTTCATTGCATCAGGCCAATACTCAATAACTCGAAAAGCATACTTGACTATGGTTCAGATTCACAAAGTCAAAAGGCAGGACCCAAAAGAAGGCAGAATGTACATGGAACACCAACTCATAGCCATGACTAATACAGAAGAAAGAGCAACTTTACAGAGTCAAGAAACTATGATATCAAAATGAGATCAATAATGCCTTCCAAACAAACCATTCAGCTAAAAAGATGGCCTCTCGTTGCAACTCATGTGACTTTTGTAATCTTCATCTGTAGAGTCCTCATTCATTTCATATTTACTACATCCTCAATAGTTGATGATTGTTTTCAAATCTTCCAACCTCAACTGGTAATGGAAAAGGGCAATTTCCGGTACGACTGGCCAAATATTTTGATTAACATCTAACTCAAAACAAGAGACTTTCTTCTGTTAGTATACTTTCTTTTGTATATTGTGCAATCTACCTGTCAAAAGAGGTAGGAAATTGCCATTGAATTTCACCAGCAATAAGGTTAAAGGACTACTTAAGAACCAGTATTCTTGATTGGGGCAGAATAAGAATGACATCGACATAGAGGACTAAGCCATTACATTGGGATATTAGGGACCTTTTCGGTAATAAACTCGATTATATTAGATGATCATTGATATGCTAAACAAACTTCCTTACACGATTCCCGCTAATCCAATAGCATCTCCTTCATCGATATTGGATTCCAAAGCAGGAGTTACATTACGAGGTTTTGCTGAAGAATGAGTCGGAATCACAAGTAAATTAGCATCTTCAAAAACTAAAATTCTTGGTTTATATGAACAAGACACGAGAAAAACAAGGCATTAGATTGAAGTGTACTCACTTGAAACATTTGTGATGACATTAACGCTTTTTTGTGCAGCGAGAGCTTTTAATTTGTTTCCTGTTGCTAACATCAGGAAGCTCTTCATGTGCTGTTTCTGCTCCTTAGGACTAGCAGTCTTGGTCAACGCTTCCTCAAAGGCAAGGAGATCTTGGGATGTAATGCAAGGGAGAGATAGTAAAATCTGCAGGcaaatttttttatgaattatattgAATAGTAGACAAAAGATAGGTATGCTTTCAGCAAGGAAAACTTCATTATGCTTGCTATTGAAGCTAGCAAAAACACTTCAAAACTAAGAATTAgatctctttcttttttgttgaCTTTTACCATGCGGCACGGCGTCTATGAGCATGTATCCCATACTGATGTATGGTTTTTCGGTTAATGGGTATACTCAGACACACAATTCCAGTATATCAacacaaaaagagaaaataagatgCAATTTTAAGAACTCCTGGAAATATATCTGgttaacaaaaattgaaaaatgtgTTTTTGTTCTTAATATACAAGGGGTAAAATTTGCATGGGAACTGCTAACTTTTGACTATTGCCATAATTTATGGCAACTGTAACAAAACAATTTGACATATCCAAAAGTTTATAGCCTTTTCGCaatcatcatcattatatatatatatatatatatatatatatatatatatatagccttttcacaatcatcatcatcatcatatatatatatgattaaaagtGGGAAGCTCCATAGTGAAAAGTtggattaccattttacccctacacTAAATCAAACGTCTAATTAAGAAgataataaatagaaaaattcaATTATCTCAAGGCTTaatctaaaattttaattatttcaagacttaattacacaccttagggtgaTTAAATAAGATTTTTAGCAGCCCTATTTGTAAGTTTACCTGCATTCCAATTTTAGTGCTCCTCCAATCTCTATTAAAACTAGACTAGATGAATAGATTCCACGTTCCTATTTTAGTGCAAAGGTGTCATTCTTCTTCTGTCACTTTTATATTTTGGATGTAATTTGCCTTTTAATTTTATGAACTTTTTAAAGTATATCTTCATGTATTATTTAGTTAGCCTTTTAATTCTAAAAATATAGCTAAACAATACAAATGTTTCAAGCTCTGTTtctcattaaaataaaaatagacaaTCTTTTCAATAGGTGTGTGTGATTGTTTTTCTCCATCCACGAgtacaaaaaattatttccaatTATATTAGATCATAAAACACACACACAATTAAGAGACTATATTATCTTTAATTAACTTCACATATTTCTTGTTTGATGGCAAATGCACTATCcgtttttatgaattttattaaataaatacaatgtaattggtaaaattattattgttaatttaagcattttctattttttgacacaattttaaatataaataagttaTATAACAATAATTCGGGATAAACGTGCAACGAATGTTCCCAGAGACTAGTTTAATGAATATAGGAGAGAATAAATGCAAGTGGATAAGCACAATTGCAAGAATTCTatcttgaaagaaaaattgcAGTGAACATAGGGTGACACTATAAGCAACTGAAAAGTGTGAGATCTAACTAACCTGTCGCGGTGCTGGGTGTTTATCAGCAAGATAAATGAAAATCTCACGACAAAGCGCAACTAAATCAGCACTGATGAAAGCATTTGACTCCAGAGCCAGAGCCTGTATTGTTGCAGGGAACAGATCTTTACAAACGAAGTCCCGAAGCTCCATATTAGTTGTTGAAATAGCCAAGAGGATTACAGCTCCACAAAATGAAGAAACTTTAGTTACAGCTTCACCATCTGTCCATCTTAGAGCCTCTAAACTGATCTGCAAGGCTGGAAGTGCTACGCTTTTATGCATCAATACAAATCTGTGCATACATCACAAAGGTCAAGACAGAGAACAACAGAAGAATATAGACTAGAGAACTACTTCCACAAACTAAGCAACTTAAAATTGACAACTTCCACATACCCAACCATGGAGCTTGTGGCAAATGCAGCCAAGTCTTTAAGTGATGACTCATCCACTCGGCTCACATGGCCAGATGACTCCAATGAAGGAAGTCCAGCATTGAGTATGGGTGAAGCAAAAACTGAGAGGATTGAACACGTTTCGCGAGTTAGATCTCGCAGGAGCTTTTCCTCCATTACTTCCACTTTCAAGTCTGAGCCATCGACTAAGCCATGCAGATCAGGAACCTTTGCTCTACCTTCCTGTAAGAGACTAGACCACGAATAGCTAAGAGCTTGCTGAGAATGGACAAGTAATGGGTGCAAGAGCTTTTCCAGCCATGACTCCCACATATCAGAAGGGCAATTTTTAATCAAGGGGATCAACACTAAATGAACAAGCAGCCTTAAGTGCCTGAACTCCATATGTTGTATGTTCTCCATCAAGGCTATAATAACAGACTGAGAGTCTAAGCATTTGAACAAAGGATCCCCAATGGTTGCTGATAAACCCAGTACATTGTACCTAAAGCCAAAAAAAATGCATTACCAAAACCAGACTAGTAAATGGAGTGGAGAATATAATCAAGTTGATAAAAGTATGATTTCTTTAACAACTTAAGCATTTAGATGACACCGTCACACATTTGAACACGATACCAAAGCAGGCAGGGTCCTGGGATCGAGTCTCCCCACGTACTTGACCCATGAACAAAGAATCAGGCCACACGTGAGGGACGTGTTGAGAATATAAAAGCAACTAAAAGTGTGTTATCTTTACCAGcttaagcttttagatgagataGTGACACATTTCAACAAATGGAAACATGAAACTAATTCCCAAGAGCATGGAGTAAAGGTGTATAacagagagaaagagagagagagaggcagATCGATAGTTTTAATATTCACACACTAGAGATCGGAGATTGTTTATGATAGATCTTATAGGCACTTCACAGAGAATTAAgagataaatttaaataaagaaAGGAGAATTCTGGAAACAAGACACTTCAATATTTTAGATAGTACAGATGCTAGTGCAATTCAAGACATCAATTTTAATCTGCTAGCAAAAGATCATATAGCATCAATACAATGTAAAATGATTAGAGATTGGCTTAATATAGTCCATAGATAAGAATGCAGTCTCCTCCTTTTAAACATAAGAAGAAGTTAACAGAACTTGCAAGGTTAATCTTTGTCTCAAGTGTTCTTTCACATCCTTTTTTTCCAACTAATATGGAGAGAGGGACTGGAGCGTGATGCATTTCCTGGTTCTCCCTCTCTTATCATAAGATCAGAAAAAGAGATGCAGGCAGGAAGAACCTAGGAAGGTTGATTCCAGTCTGCATGTCCACAAAGATTTAAATGGGAATTGCCATGTCACCTAAGGTAGAACCAGCTTTTGAAAAGACATTATTTTGATTGTCTGTTTTAGAGATTCAGAATAACAGCAACATACCCACTATCTCTGATACCTTTCAGCCAGTTGCGGATATCAGCTTCATTTGGCTCCGCATAAGCTTCTCTATTCATATCGAATGGAGATCCATCAGTAAAACTTAGAGTACCTTTAGGCAATTTAACATTACCTCCCCCGAAAAGACTGGCCCTTTCAACATCACTCATAGCCATTGCAGCTTTTATCTCTCCAGGTAATGCTTGACTAACAGCTGGAGACCAAAGAGAATGTATGGCACGGAGTAGCTGACAAAATGAAGACATTTACATCTTTTAACAACTCTTAACTAAGGAAACGAGTGATTATTAACCAAAACTGTTCCTAAGAACCTCCTTACTTTAAGAAGAGGAGGAAGCATCCACGAGACATGAGATGCCATTGGGTGTAAACTGTCAGATGTAGGTATGGCTTGTACACTAATATTGCCTTTCCTTAGACCACTCCGTTTAAGAGCCTTCTCAAAGAACGTAACTGTGTGGAAAATGGACCACATAAATGGTGTATCAGCACACAGTCGAATCAAACCTGTTGGATCAGAGAGATATGTATCTTGCCAGTCAAGCTGTGTCCACTGTTTGCTCAATGGTTCAAGTAACCAGGCCAAAACTTCTAGCTGCTGCTGAACTCTGAACCAGTTTTGAGAACACATAAAGGTCAAAGGTCATGATAACTAGGAATACAACAGAAACTCATTAAGACCAGTAGCTACCCGGCAGCAGAAGCCATAATGAGGAATGCTTCACCCAAGAGATTGTGCTCCCCACGAAGTAGACGACCATCTTTTTGTAGAAGTGCCATAGTGTCAGCAATTCCCTGAAATGCAAGAGACAATGCAGTCACTTTACAAGGCAACCAAACAAACTCATGTCCAATGTAAAAAACAACATCTCTCACATCAAAATAATGACTGATACAATCATAGAGTAATCATGTGTTGCTAAAATTTTCGGTGCCAAGTAAAAATATTCCACTCACCCATATTTTCATTATCCACAGGGTGAGCAACTATCGCATATACTGCCTTAGAAATATAACATCAGAAGAGACACAATTTCAACGATAAATAGAGCAGATAGATTCTAGTATCTAGAATATCTCAGAACTCGATCAGTAATATGTCATTGAAACAAAATAGCTTCTGAAAAGCCAAAGGACATAATTACAAAAAAGCAGGAATAGAAATTGATGTGGCATTCTGTACTTCCTAGAACCTGTTCCATTATGAAAAATGAAGATTGTATCATCAACAGTCAGATCAACTAAGATAATAACTAATGAAATATTCAAGGCTCTCTTTTTCAATTGTAATGGATTTCCATACTGTTTCCACAAAACAAAAACGGACAAACTCCATTTGTCACCGAGATGACTGTATATCTACAGAATCTAAAATATTCCATATAAAAATGCAAGATCAAGATGTGATTTTGGCATTCAAGTGACATACTTCAAGGGGCATTTTGAGAAAACTGAGATACCCTACCTAGTCCCTTTGTGAAAAGTATGTAATTACTCTACATATTTCCTTCTCCCTCGATCATAAAATATCAGTGCACAAAATTCGAGACTTGTTAAAGTCATAAGACACAATTCACACGCTACTATTAATGCAATTGACTTGCAAATGCAGGCTAAATCCAGTGTCATGACCAACTAATGAGAAAGATGTAATATACTTTCATGTGAGGCAAAATGCTCTGGTCTGCAGCCTTTGCAATTCGGATGAATGATGTGCAAATCTGTAATCTCGCATGTCGAGAAGCACTTGTAGCAGGATCCTGCCAATTTTACTCAAAATTATCATGGTGGTTGTTT
This window encodes:
- the LOC129886267 gene encoding protein HASTY 1, which produces MEEHGAASNVARAIVAALDWNSSPDERKAAYAYLESIKAGDVRVLVSTSFLLVRKEWSSEIRLQAYKMLQHLVRLRWDELNPDERRNFASVAVDLMSEITNSSEEWALKSQTSALVAEIARREGLSLWQELFPSLVALSNKGPAQAELVSMMLRWLPEDITVHNEDLEGDRRRLLLRGLTDSLPEIFPLLYSLLERHFGAALTEAGRQQLEVARQHAAAVTATLNAVNAYAEWAPLPDLAKYGIIYGCGFLLSSPDFRLHACEFFKLVSLRKRSTDAAVEFDSAMSNIFQILMKVSGDFLQKSDSGAVIDENEFEFAEYICESMVALGSSNLQCIAGDNSVLSFYLQQMLGFFKHHKLALHYQSLLFWLTLMRDLLSKPKIVVSGEKSATNLAVGSGQDTEKNKILAFVNDDICSSILDVSFQRLLKKEKLNPGTSLSVGTLELWSDDFEGKGDFGQYRSRLLELIRFVAAVKPMVAAAKVCERSMTIIKSLFLAPYPAQELVILESMQLALENVVNAVFDGSSETVRSSSEVQQSLCRMFEGLLQQLLPLKWTEPALVEVLGHYLDALGPFLKYNPDVVGSVVNKLFELLTSQPFVVKDPATSASRHARLQICTSFIRIAKAADQSILPHMKGIADTMALLQKDGRLLRGEHNLLGEAFLIMASAAGVQQQLEVLAWLLEPLSKQWTQLDWQDTYLSDPTGLIRLCADTPFMWSIFHTVTFFEKALKRSGLRKGNISVQAIPTSDSLHPMASHVSWMLPPLLKLLRAIHSLWSPAVSQALPGEIKAAMAMSDVERASLFGGGNVKLPKGTLSFTDGSPFDMNREAYAEPNEADIRNWLKGIRDSGYNVLGLSATIGDPLFKCLDSQSVIIALMENIQHMEFRHLRLLVHLVLIPLIKNCPSDMWESWLEKLLHPLLVHSQQALSYSWSSLLQEGRAKVPDLHGLVDGSDLKVEVMEEKLLRDLTRETCSILSVFASPILNAGLPSLESSGHVSRVDESSLKDLAAFATSSMVGFVLMHKSVALPALQISLEALRWTDGEAVTKVSSFCGAVILLAISTTNMELRDFVCKDLFPATIQALALESNAFISADLVALCREIFIYLADKHPAPRQILLSLPCITSQDLLAFEEALTKTASPKEQKQHMKSFLMLATGNKLKALAAQKSVNVITNVSTKPRNVTPALESNIDEGDAIGLAGIV